A DNA window from Engystomops pustulosus chromosome 6, aEngPut4.maternal, whole genome shotgun sequence contains the following coding sequences:
- the LOC140065742 gene encoding nicotinamide N-methyltransferase-like, with the protein MDSSAKEKDSTGHKIYHMHDCDSRQMLENFFSSNQDMVFEEDFLKFPIQNFRKTFKSGHIKGDILIDLSVGSIIHHLYSACGFFNHTIVLKVKDRCIMELKRWVDTRTGAFDWCHAAQLHADIEGNSEEIQNKEGEVRSAMQHVIKFHLEKENMTEPIDLPPADCIISAWLLDVICKDKDEFIKYLKKFSKFLKPGGHLIFVGSLEATYYTIHKEKFHIVTYDEEFVRGVLVGEGFKIDYCDVFRRKAESDLIDHKGVIFIAAHKEK; encoded by the exons ATGGATTCCAGTGCAAAGGAGAAGGATTCCACTGGCCATAAGATCTATCATATGCATGACTGTGATTCCAGGCAAATGCTGGAGAATTTTTTCTCCAGTAACCAGGACATGGTATTTGAAGAGGATTTCTTGAAGTTCCCCATTCAAAATTTTAGAAAAACTTTCAAATCAG GTCACATTAAAGGAGATATACTGATAGACCTGAGTGTTGGTTCCATTATTCATCATCTGTACTCAGCCTGTGGGTTTTTCAACCACACCATAGTCCTCAAGGTCAAAGACAGATGCATCATGGAGttgaagagatgggtggacacacGTACAGGAGCATTCGACTGGTGTCATGCTGCACAACTTCATGCGGACATAGAAGGAAACAG TGAAGAGATTCAGAACAAAGAAGGTGAAGTGAGATCAGCAATGCAACATGTCATCAAATTTCACCTTGAGAAAGAGAATATGACAGAGCCAATAGATTTACCACCAGCCGATTGTATCATCAGCGCTTGGCTCCTGGATGTGATCTGCAAAGACAAAGATGAATTCATCAAATATCTCAAGAAGTTCTCAAAGTTTCTGAAGCCTGGAGGACACCTCATATTTGTGGGGTCTTTAGAGGCAACATATTACACAATTCACAAAGAGAAGTTTCATATTGTCACATACGATGAAGAATTTGTCAGGGGAGTTCTAGTTGGAGAAGGCTTCAAAATTGATTATTGTGATGTTTTTAGGAGAAAAGCTGAGAGTGACCTTATTGACCATAAAGGTGTCATATTCATTGCAGCACACAAAGAGAAATAG